One genomic region from Flagellimonas oceani encodes:
- a CDS encoding class I SAM-dependent methyltransferase yields the protein MYENNFPNKRYKHTLVFLQKHIDPSESILDLGVENPFSEIMKSNGYSVTNTTGEDLDVDFEHVAQSDADVVTAFEIFEHLVAPLNVLKEVKAKKLVASIPMRLWFSPAYRSKTDPWDRHYHEFEDWQFDWLLEKAGWTIKDSAKWTNPTKKIGIRPILRYFTNRYYIVYAEREI from the coding sequence ATGTATGAAAACAACTTTCCGAACAAGCGATACAAGCATACGCTAGTGTTCTTGCAAAAACATATTGACCCTTCGGAATCCATCTTGGACCTTGGGGTCGAAAATCCATTTTCAGAAATAATGAAGTCCAATGGGTATTCGGTTACAAATACGACCGGAGAAGATCTTGACGTGGATTTTGAACATGTGGCGCAATCGGATGCCGATGTGGTAACCGCCTTTGAGATTTTTGAACACTTGGTGGCCCCCCTGAATGTTTTAAAAGAGGTAAAAGCAAAAAAATTGGTGGCCAGCATACCTATGCGACTATGGTTTTCACCAGCTTACCGCAGCAAGACGGACCCTTGGGACCGCCACTATCACGAGTTCGAGGATTGGCAATTTGATTGGCTCTTGGAAAAAGCCGGTTGGACCATCAAGGATTCGGCCAAATGGACCAACCCCACCAAAAAAATCGGAATACGTCCCATATTGCGGTATTTTACCAATAGGTATTATATTGTTTATGCTGAAAGAGAAATATAG